One genomic window of Ramlibacter agri includes the following:
- a CDS encoding D-amino acid aminotransferase — protein MTEPIPALPCYLNGEWSNIRDAKVSVLDRGFIFGDGLYEVVPAYDGRPFRFNEHMARLERSLDELRIPNPMDRAGWRGLVDQLIAAYAKHVGKKAEETNQLVYLQVSRGVAMRDHAMPKDIEPTVFAMVNRLSIYPAEERAKGATCVTADDFRWKKAHIKSTSLAGAVLSRQISADVGATETIMFRDGFLSEASSSNVWVVKDGVVLGAPRDNLVLEGIRYGLLEQLCKNANIPFQLRRVSREEVLAADEILLSSATKEVLPCTVLDGKPVGNGRPGPIYEKLFAGYQQAKLSTH, from the coding sequence ATGACCGAACCGATCCCCGCCCTCCCCTGCTATCTCAACGGTGAGTGGAGCAACATCCGCGACGCCAAGGTCAGCGTGCTCGACCGCGGCTTCATCTTCGGCGACGGCCTCTACGAAGTGGTGCCGGCCTACGACGGCCGCCCGTTCCGCTTCAACGAGCACATGGCCCGGCTGGAACGCAGCCTGGACGAACTGCGCATCCCCAACCCCATGGACCGGGCCGGCTGGCGTGGCCTGGTCGACCAGCTGATCGCCGCCTACGCCAAGCATGTCGGCAAGAAGGCCGAGGAGACCAACCAGCTCGTTTACCTGCAGGTGTCGCGCGGCGTGGCGATGCGGGACCACGCGATGCCCAAGGACATCGAGCCGACCGTGTTCGCCATGGTCAACCGGCTGTCCATCTACCCAGCCGAGGAGCGCGCCAAGGGCGCGACCTGCGTCACCGCGGATGACTTCCGCTGGAAGAAGGCCCATATCAAGAGCACCAGCCTGGCCGGCGCGGTGCTGTCGCGGCAGATCAGCGCCGACGTCGGCGCCACCGAGACCATCATGTTCCGCGACGGCTTCCTCAGCGAAGCCTCCTCGTCCAACGTCTGGGTGGTGAAGGACGGCGTGGTGCTGGGCGCGCCGCGGGACAACCTGGTGCTGGAAGGCATCCGCTACGGCCTGCTGGAACAGCTGTGCAAGAACGCCAACATCCCCTTCCAGCTGCGCCGCGTCTCGCGCGAGGAAGTGCTGGCCGCCGACGAGATCCTGCTGTCCTCGGCCACCAAGGAAGTCCTGCCCTGCACGGTGCTGGACGGCAAGCCGGTTGGAAACGGCCGACCCGGCCCTATCTACGAGAAGCTGTTTGCTGGCTACCAGCAGGCCAAACTCTCGACCCACTAA
- a CDS encoding YbeD family protein: MSASIHPPTPQPDPRKDSLIEYPSRFPIKVMGVKTDGFVHEVTQIAERFDPDFDASTVELRPSSKGNYLGVTITVTATSREQLDELYRALTSHPMVKVVL; the protein is encoded by the coding sequence ATGTCCGCCTCCATCCACCCGCCGACCCCGCAGCCCGATCCGCGCAAGGATTCGCTGATCGAATATCCGTCCCGCTTCCCCATCAAGGTGATGGGCGTGAAGACGGATGGCTTCGTGCACGAAGTGACGCAGATCGCCGAGCGCTTCGATCCTGATTTCGACGCGTCGACGGTGGAGCTGCGTCCCAGCAGCAAGGGCAATTACCTGGGCGTCACCATCACGGTGACGGCCACCAGCCGTGAGCAGCTGGACGAACTCTATCGGGCGCTCACCTCGCACCCGATGGTCAAGGTCGTCCTGTAA
- the lipB gene encoding lipoyl(octanoyl) transferase LipB, whose protein sequence is MELKVLGRVDYLPTYQAMAAFTEARQANTPDELWLCEHPPVFTQGLAGKEDHLLAPGDIPVVQTNRGGQVTYHGPGQVVAYPLLDLKRAGYFVKEYVYRVEEAVIRTLADYGVTGHRVSGAPGIYVRLDDPAGHAKLPAGNQFAGLGKIAALGIKVSRHCTYHGVAFNVHMDLEPFSRINPCGYPGLETVALSTIGVSTTWEEAALRLGHKLAALLAP, encoded by the coding sequence ATGGAATTGAAGGTGCTGGGGCGGGTGGACTACCTGCCCACGTACCAGGCCATGGCGGCCTTCACGGAGGCCCGCCAGGCCAATACGCCCGACGAACTGTGGCTGTGTGAGCACCCGCCGGTGTTCACGCAGGGCCTGGCCGGCAAGGAAGACCACCTGCTGGCGCCCGGGGACATTCCCGTCGTCCAGACCAACCGCGGCGGCCAGGTGACCTACCACGGCCCCGGCCAGGTGGTGGCCTATCCGCTGCTGGACTTGAAGCGGGCGGGCTACTTCGTCAAGGAATACGTCTACCGGGTCGAGGAGGCGGTGATCCGGACCTTGGCCGACTACGGTGTCACCGGGCACCGGGTGAGTGGGGCGCCAGGCATCTATGTGCGGCTGGACGACCCGGCCGGCCACGCCAAGCTGCCCGCCGGCAACCAGTTCGCCGGGCTGGGCAAGATCGCCGCCCTCGGCATCAAGGTCTCCCGCCACTGCACCTACCACGGCGTGGCCTTCAATGTCCACATGGACCTGGAACCCTTCAGCCGGATCAACCCTTGCGGCTATCCCGGGCTGGAAACCGTAGCCCTCTCTACAATCGGGGTTTCCACCACCTGGGAGGAAGCGGCCCTGCGCCTCGGCCACAAGCTCGCGGCGCTGCTCGCTCCCTGA
- the lipA gene encoding lipoyl synthase — translation MSSNPVVREAQSVETYQASAKQKAAAKLSRIPVKVEAGEVLKKPDWIRVKAGSSNSRFYEIKQILREHKLHTVCEEASCPNIGECFGKGTATFMIMGDKCTRRCPFCDVGHGRPDPLDANEPENLAKTIAALKLKYVVITSVDRDDLRDGGAGHFVECIRQTREMSPQTTIEVLVPDFRGRDDRALEILKAAPPDVMNHNLETIPRLYKEARPGSDYQFSLNLLKKFKALHPGVPTKSGLMVGLGETDEEILNVMRDMRAHDIDMLTIGQYLAPTMSHLPVRRYVHPDTFKMFEAKAYEMGFTHAAVGAMVRSSYHADQQAHAAGVEVGHA, via the coding sequence ATGAGCTCCAACCCCGTCGTGCGCGAGGCGCAGTCCGTCGAGACCTACCAGGCCAGCGCCAAGCAGAAGGCCGCGGCCAAGCTGTCGCGCATCCCGGTGAAGGTGGAAGCCGGCGAGGTGCTGAAGAAGCCGGACTGGATCCGCGTGAAGGCCGGCTCGTCCAATTCCCGCTTCTACGAGATCAAGCAGATCCTGCGCGAGCACAAGCTGCACACGGTCTGCGAGGAAGCCAGCTGCCCGAACATCGGCGAATGCTTCGGCAAGGGCACGGCCACCTTCATGATCATGGGCGACAAGTGCACCCGCCGCTGCCCGTTCTGCGACGTCGGCCACGGCCGCCCGGACCCGCTGGATGCCAACGAGCCGGAGAACCTGGCCAAGACCATCGCCGCGCTGAAGCTCAAGTACGTGGTGATCACCAGCGTGGACCGTGACGACCTGCGCGACGGCGGCGCCGGCCACTTCGTCGAGTGCATCCGCCAGACAAGGGAAATGTCGCCGCAGACCACCATCGAGGTGCTGGTGCCCGACTTCCGCGGCCGCGACGACCGCGCGCTGGAAATCCTGAAGGCCGCGCCGCCGGACGTGATGAACCACAACCTGGAGACGATCCCGCGCCTGTACAAGGAAGCGCGGCCGGGCTCCGACTACCAGTTCAGCCTGAACCTGCTGAAGAAGTTCAAGGCGCTGCACCCCGGCGTGCCGACCAAGAGCGGCCTGATGGTGGGCCTGGGCGAGACCGACGAGGAAATCCTTAACGTGATGCGCGACATGCGCGCGCATGACATCGACATGCTGACGATCGGCCAGTACCTGGCGCCGACCATGTCGCACCTGCCGGTGCGGCGCTACGTGCACCCGGACACCTTCAAGATGTTCGAGGCCAAGGCCTACGAAATGGGCTTCACGCACGCCGCCGTCGGCGCGATGGTGCGCAGCTCGTACCACGCCGACCAGCAGGCCCACGCGGCTGGCGTGGAAGTCG